Proteins found in one Poecilia reticulata strain Guanapo linkage group LG15, Guppy_female_1.0+MT, whole genome shotgun sequence genomic segment:
- the morn4 gene encoding MORN repeat-containing protein 4, with protein MTLTRGSFTYASGEEYHGEWKEGRRHGLGQLKFQDGTCYSGQFENGLFHGSGVLLFTDGSRYEGEFAHGKFQGSGVFSRFDGMKFEGEFKDGRVEGYGLLTFSDGTHGAPRNEGLFQNHKLQKREKCPGVVQRAQASASSAHSLAL; from the exons ATGACTTTGACCAGAGGATCTTTTACTTATGCCAGTGGAGAGGAGTACCACGGCGAGTGGAAAGAAG GTCGGCGACATGGCCTAGGCCAGCTCAAGTTTCAGGATGGAACATGCTACTCTGGCCAGTTTGAGAATGGACTCTTTCATGGTTCTGGTGTGCTGCTTTTTACAGACGGATCCAG GTACGAAGGAGAATTTGCTCACGGAAAGTTTCAAGGTTCAGGAGTCTTTAGTCGATTCGATGGCATGAAGTTCGAAGGAGAATTCAAAGATGGCCGTGTTGAGGGATATG GGCTATTGACGTTCTCTGATGGAACTCATGGTGCTCCACGGAATGAGGGCTTGTTCCAAAACCACAAGctgcagaaaagggagaagtgTCCTGGAGTGGTGCAGCGTGCTCAGGCCTCAGCCTCCAGCGCTCACAGCCTGGCGCTATGA
- the st3gal7 gene encoding ST3 beta-galactoside alpha-2,3-sialyltransferase 7: MVTLNHLSVEDPDDGAPLLPVAAETTTPTAVCHKQQDILKTESREFFLSRKENLATSLILLVGCYLAILIPAYFPLNNVSSDSDDYQYPKDLALLNRSALLLLRPCQPHWGLDHLKSLSCSNGLLDIPVFVQQDKPKAWNLTPPLGLQGSEEHLALALAAMPQPGLPPSLSTEDRCRRCVVVGNGGILHGSHLGSHIDQYDVIIRMNNAPVPGFERDAGSRTTIRLMYPEAAPHSADEYRKTAMVALVAFKSLDLDWLTSVITKQPLSFWSKMWFWREVVEDIPLKPESFKILHPEIIHKTGQVIQRYAQKQGNMVPTLGASAVVMALQMCDHVSLAGFGYDMQHPEARLHYYEAIRMGAMKAQVVHDVSAEKLFLRDLVASGAVTDLTGAL; the protein is encoded by the exons ATGGTGACGCTGAACCATCTGAGTGTAGAAGATCCAGATGATGGTGCTCCGCTGCTGCCTGTGGCTGCAGAGACAACAACACCAACAGCTGTGTGTCACAAACAACAAGACATATTAAAAACGGAGTCCAGGGAATTTTTCCTAAGCAG GAAGGAGAATCTTGCCACTAGTCTGATCTTGCTGGTTGGATGCTACTTGGCGATTCTGATTCCTGCATATTTCCCTTTAAATAATGTGTCATCAGACAGCGATGACTACCAGTATCCCAAAGATTTG GCCTTACTAAATCGGTCAGCCCTCCTGCTTTTACGACCCTGCCAGCCTCACTGGGGTCTGGACCACCTCAAGTCGCTTTCCTGTTCTAACGGCCTTCTGGACATCCCAGTGTTTGTTCAACAGGACAAACCCAAGGCATGGAATCTGACTCCTCCTCTGGGGCTCCAAGGGAGTGAAGAGCATTTGGCCCTGGCCCTTGCCGCCATGCCTCAGCCTGGTCTGCCTCCATCTTTGAGTACAGAAGACAGGTGCAGGCGATGTGTGGTGGTGGGAAATGGAGGCATTCTTCACGGGAGCCATCTTGGATCTCACATAGATCAGTATGATGTCATTATCAG GATGAATAACGCTCCCGTCCCTGGATTTGAGAGAGACGCTGGGTCACGCACGACCATCCGCTTGATGTACCCAGAGGCAGCACCTCACTCGGCCGATGAATACAGAAAGACCGCCATGGTCGCTCTGGTGGCTTTTAAAAGCCTGGACTTGGACTGGCTGACTTCTGTAATAACCAAGCAGCCTCTG AGCTTCTGGTCCAAAATGTGGTTCTGGAGGGAGGTAGTAGAAGATATTCCACTGAAGCCAGAGAGCTTCAAGATTCTCCATCCAGAGATTATTCACAAGACAGGGCAAGTCATTCAGAGATATGCCCAGAAACAAGGAAAT ATGGTGCCAACATTAGGTGCCAGTGCCGTGGTGATGGCTCTGCAGATGTGTGACCACGTGAGCCTCGCAGGGTTTGGTTACGACATGCAACACCCAGAGGCCAGGCTCCACTACTATGAGGCAATACGCATGGGTGCCATGAAAGCTCAA